The Ascochyta rabiei chromosome 12, complete sequence DNA window CTTGTTGACACACCAAGTCGCAACTTCCTGAGGACAGATGCGCCCCACATGATGCTGCGACAGCCTCAGGCCGCGATGATCCCTGCACGTGAAAGCGCGTCGCTTCTACGCGAGCCACCTAGTCCACGATTACCCTCACCAACGTCCAGCATCGCACATGCTGACGGTACCTCTCCATTCACACACCAAACGAGCTTCTTTGTGGATCACAGCAATGACAGGTACGTCGAGCTCCTATGCAAGATACATATTCCACGCGTGATGAGCATTTGGTAAAAGGTTAGATCGCTCTACTGATGGTTTCCCTTCGGTATGCTTTGCGTGCCTGCTTGCGCGGACGTTAGAGCGCATTCGATGCGGAGGAGGAAGCCTCAGTGGGGCGAAATGCTACCACTTGGAAAATTATAGATGGCTGATGCAACTGTTATTCGGTACATTGTCTCTCTTTGCTGCCGGTGACGAGAACGCTGACTGTGGCATAGTGAGACTACATCCTTCAGGCCAGGTCATCAGTTGCGCCAGAACCTAAAACTATGATGACATCGCGGCCGTGGATGTCTGCTCCGCACCATGCAACTCAACAGCCAGTGTGCTCGCCTTATGAATCATGGAGTCGTCGGTTTGTTGTTCGCCCAGAGCTAGCCACCGCAGCACTGTCCGTTCCACAAGTTACAGAATGGTCAACAGCACCGAATGACATTCAGAAATCTGCTCACTCGTGACCGTCGCTCCTTTGGGAGCTTCAACACACTGAGAAACCTTCTCAACCCAACTCTGTCCGCTCTTGGGTCTTAATAGCCCCGCAAGACTTCACTCTGTACAAGAGGAGAGCGCAGTGTATGgcgtagaggtagaagtgAGGACCGTGGTAGCGAACATGCGGTCTGAAGCTGAAGAGAAGAAAAGTAGAACCGCCAATCCGGTAGCAAGGGACGACCCTTGACACCGACAACAGGTCTCAGCATTGAACCAGAACATAAGTGACGCTGGTTTCTTATTGCGAGATATTGTGAAGTATGAGCCGAATGCTAAGGAAGTGGTAGGTTACAGGGCACGAGACAGGCAACATACTCCACAATCCATGAATGATGCATGCGGGCTTTTGGGACGAGGACTTGAAGGGTCCAGGACAGACTTGGGAATTGGTATAGACTGGGGAAGCCGCTTAATAAGAAGTGAATGAATGATCATCAACCGCCCGGCGGGTTACAAGAACAATGGAAGCCAACACACATGACCTGTGCCACAGAATCCTTCTTCAGATTTAGGGAATCGAAGTAGTCAAGACAGTATCGAAGCATGTAAGTGATAGAGAGATACCGAGGTTGCAAAACGGGTAGCAAGAAGTCTGCTCCTGCATGCATAGCGGGGTCCAACACCTGCCCCACACAAGCTACAACAGCTCGTAACCAAGTACCGTCAATCCGTCCCGTGACATCCTATACACATCGAGCCGCCTTACGCCCACCCTTCCTCACCGTTGCAATACCCACGCAAGGCCAACTTCCAATCCAACTCACCATGCCATACTCGCTCCAGGGCCGCAACGTCCTCGTAACCGGCGGGTCAGCGTAAGCTCCTCACCCACGCTTCAAGCTGCGAAGTCACAACCAAATTGCTGACAACCCCACTAGCGGCTTAGGTGCACTGCTCTCCACAGCTTTTGCACAGCAGGGATGCAACATAGCAATCAACTACTTCAACCGGCTGGAGCCCGCGCAGCAAGTGCAGCAGCAGTGTCAAGCGACGGGCGTCAAGGCCGTGGTGATCAAGGCCGATATGACGAGCACGAGGGAGGCGGCGAGGGCTGTGCAGGAGACGATTGAGCAGCTGGGGGGGATTGATGTTGTGGTTGCTAATGCGGTGAGTGTGGCCTGGTGGCTGAGAGGGTGTGATGGTGTGTTTGTGTACTGATTCAATGGGAGAGTAGGGGTGGACCAAGTTCTGTGAGTGGAAGGATCATGAGGGGATGACGGAAGAGGAGTGGGATAAGGTGTGTTTGTCTGGCGACTTCTGATGCTGTAGTCTGACTTGGGAACTGTACTAATATGGCCCCCGACAGTGCTGGTCCGCCAATGTCAAGGTCCCTCGCGCCCTTCTTCTCGCTGCAAAACCCACGTTCGATGCCAACCCTGATGGTGGGCAGATGATCACCACAGGATCAATCGCTGTGAGCCTCCCCCTATCTAACTTGCTACCATCTGTCACGTACGTTCTGACATTTGTAGGGTGTCAGCCAGGGCGGGTCGTCGATGCCGTACTCGATAACGAAAGCCGCTCAACTGCACCTCGTGAAATGCCTCGCCGTCACAGAAGGGCCTAAGATCCGGGTCAATACCGTCTTACCGGGCCTCCTCTTAACCGAGTGGGGCAAGAAGTACAGTCCCGAGCGCATCGAGGCACTGAAGAATGCCGCGGTGCTGAAGAAGGATACAGAGTTGCAGGATTGCGTGGATGCGTTTGTGATGTTGGCCAAGAATTCGAGTATGACAGGGATGCGGATCCAGGTCGATGCTGGGCTGAATGTGCAGGGTGCATGACGTGGGTTCGTGTCGAACCGAATCGATGGCGAGATACTGTCTTCAGTCTTCGGAAGCTTCCGTGTCATCGAGTGCGCGCACAACTTCTTCCATGTCCTTTGGACTTGTAATCGCCCATACGCCTCCACCTTTGACTGCGCCTTTCATGCCGACCTCTTTGCCGACCAGATTTCTGCCTACTTTCCCAGGGCCGATGCCGACGTAGCGGCGGACATTCTCTTCTTCGTGGAGATACTTGACGCTCTTCCACCATTGCACCGTTTCGACGCAGCTACGTGCTAATAGGTCTTTTAGCTGGTCTTTGCTCTCGTATGGTCTCCCTGTCACATTTGACACGCATGGCATCAGGCCTGGCCATGTGACAATGTCGCTCCCGTCTTTTTTTTCTTTATATAGCATGCGTTTTACCGTCTCGTAGGTGGGCTTCATAAGTGGGCCATGGAAGGGGGTGTCGGACTTCAGCCTAACATGCCGCGGGTCATGGCCGCCGAATTGGCGCAGGTTCGTAAGGAGGGTGTTGATGCGCGCTATGCTACCGCTGAGCACGATTTGGTTCTTCGAATTGATGTTGGCGATGAGGACTTGTTGTACGGCTGGGAGGTCGTCGTTGGAGTCGGAGCGCGAGCCACCCAGGCGCAGAAACTCGTGTATTGCAGCCACAAGAGCTGCCATGCGTTCTTCTGATTCACAGACTAGGGCGACCATGCCAAATTCGCCGCCCTCGGCCTCGACGGCTTCCTTGCTGCATCTGCTGGCAACTTCTGCGCGCCGTCGTACCATGTTCAGCGCGTCTTGGAAGGTGAGATATCCTCCAGCTACCAGAGCCGCAAACTCGCCCAGTGAGTGACCCAGCGTGATGTCGACGCGCTCAGATGTTTTGAAACCGAACTCTCGCTCCAGTATGCGCAGGATGAGGATGCTGGTCGCCATGATCGCCGGCTGTGCGTTCTCCGTGCACGTGAGCTCGGCGTTGGTGCCAGACTCTATGATTCTGGTGAGCGGTGTGTGCGGCAGGTTCAGTGTAGCGTCGATCTCTTCGAGGATGGGCTTCGCGGTGCGTGGGAAGGCCTCGAGCCATGGTGTTATCATGCCAACGCGCTGCACGCCTTGGCCTGATGGCTGTTAGCATCTTGATTCCACGGAGCTGGCAAACGGTATAGACACACCTGGAAAGAAAATCGCAGTCTTCGGCCTCTTCACTGTTGAATGCGTGCTGCTCATCCACCGCCGCGCTGTCGGCCGACTGCTACTACCACCACTTCTGAGCCCACCACATCGCGCACACGTCGCCTCGACACGCGGAAGAATTCGAAGAACCGGGGCGCAAGAGCTCGACATGGCGATGGAAAGTGTGTTGTTATTGTTGACAGTGCATATTAGGGCATTGTTAATGGCTGGCGGAACTGTGGAGATTAGGAGTGTGGGGGTGGAGGCTGAGGAGCTTGGGGCAGGAAACGATGCCGGTCCCGCGGCCAGCCGAGGTCCGCTTTTTCCGAGATTGCGAGGCTTTCCGGAGCAGCGTGCACCGAGGAGGGTCCACCTCTACTATGGTATCAGGCATAAGTTTTGTGGGGGTCCACAACGTCCAGGGGTAGACATAGGAACTCTTACTATCCATCTGAACTAATAAGAACAGACTTAGCTAATGACCTTGCCTGCTATCTCCCTGTGCAGAGCAGTAAAAATATAATACGTAGGGCGGCTTGTCCATCAGCTACTGCGCGACCCACTTACAAAACCTACGCCTAGTATCCAGAGTAGACACGCCAGGAGGGAGTCACCCAGTCTGTTCTGATGGTTTTCTAAGCTGCGGGTAAAATCCTGGTCAACTTACATTCTAGTGCCTCCCTTATATTCATCTTTTTATACAACATTATAGTTTATGCAAAGAGCCCACAGCGTGGTTCCACTGTTCAACAGCCTGCTGTTTTTCCTCTTCAGCCCATGTTAACCGCTCGGTCTGATCTTGCACGTTCTACATGTTATCGAAGTCCAGGCCCCAGTCATCCTCACCACCTCCGCCCATGTTCATATCCATATCCATGTCCATGCTCATGCCCATGCCCGTCATGTCACTCAGGTCGAGATCTGGCAGGCTTCCCAGGTTGGCGTCCATGTCACTCGCCATACCAGTTCCGGTCTCCATGCCTATACCGGAAAGGTTTAAGCCTTCTGGGCCCGTGAGCTCTTCCATGCTACGCTCCAAAGCCTTCTTGTCCATGCTTGGTATCTCCATATCGTTGGCTAAGCTAGCCGTGGCAGCATCTTCCATGGCTTTGTTGATATCGTCGGAGATGTTCTGAGCTTGCATGCTGTCCATACTAACGCTTGGAAGGCTAATGACAGGTGCTTGGAGGCCTGCTTGCCCGACTGAGGCGAGCTGTGCCTCCACACGTCGATGCAGACGCACAATGGCTTCCGCACTCGAAGGATCTGTCGTGATTAAGCTGAGAGCGTTATCAAAAAGGTGCTTTAGCATCTCGCGCAGATTTATCCTGGTTCGTGGCGGCGCCGGCGCAGAAATCGAGCTCCCTATCCAATCTACCGGTATAGGGCTGTCTTCAACGGTCGGCGCGCAGATGATCGACACACCAATATCAAGTGCGGCTGCACCATTACCAGCCTCAGTCTGCGCTTTGACCTCATCGACGATCGCTCGTACAGTTTGGTATACTCCTAGCATGTTCGATGCTGCGTACACTTGCCGATGTGTATAGCTGGGCGGATTAGGATTGATAGCAGCGGTAGACGCCCATTGCGCAAGCTGCTGTATAGTATGTCGCAGCGCTGTGTTCAATGTGCTATTTGGTGCATTCGTCCACTGTTCCAACTCTCTGATTGAGGCATATGTGGAACGGCCATAGTGTGCGTTACCTTTGATGGCCTGTAGGAGAGGCTCGATATTGGTTCGATGTGGGTCGCGACGCTGCAATGTGCGGAAACACTTCTCGAGACGACTTGACACCATAGCTATGATTGTAGAATGCATAGCCTGTGCGTCTCCCGAGGACGGTACTGAAAGGATCGCCTGGTGGAATATTCGCATCATGGCGTCGAGGTCGTTGTGTGTCTGTTTGAGGGCGTGGCTTGCCATCCAACTAAGCCCTCCAATCAACGAAGGCAAAAGGAACGTTTCGCCGAGATCTGTATACATGGTCAGAATACAATGAGTCAAGTTGGTAGCAAAGAAATACTCACATTCCAGGCCGCCTTTCACGGTCTCAAGTGACAGTACACCGGCAGAGCACGCCATGACTGTCTGGCTGAAGAAAGTCGGCACTATCAAGTAGAAATCTTGCGGTCGACATGAAGCGAATACATCGTTGCTAAGACCTTCATTGCCGGAGTCGTACAGCCCCTTCAGCCAGCTTGCAAGGTGCCTGCCTTGCTCCTCCGTCAAATTGTCTGGGGCAACGCTGTGGTTGCCACGCTCAATCAGCCTAGCAATGAATGATTCATGGTTGATCCCAATGTCATGATGTGTAAGATCGTAGCGATACACAAATGCCATGATCAGGACGAGGATAGCTCCAAACTCATCGTAGACTGGCTGGTACTCGCCTGGCACTGTTAGTAGTGGTACTTTGCATATGGTGTGTTCTCCAACCTTGATCGCTATCATAATGCCACTCATCAAGAAACTGGCACAGCGGCCGCAGGATACTGGCAGGGGAGGTAAACTGCAACATGACATCCAAGCATTGTGGTTTCTTCGACAACAGATTGCAGATGTGTTTCAGATACATC harbors:
- a CDS encoding [Acyl-carrier-protein] S-malonyltransferase, with amino-acid sequence MITPWLEAFPRTAKPILEEIDATLNLPHTPLTRIIESGTNAELTCTENAQPAIMATSILILRILEREFGFKTSERVDITLGHSLGEFAALVAGGYLTFQDALNMVRRRAEVASRCSKEAVEAEGGEFGMVALVCESEERMAALVAAIHEFLRLGGSRSDSNDDLPAVQQVLIANINSKNQIVLSGSIARINTLLTNLRQFGGHDPRHVRLKSDTPFHGPLMKPTYETVKRMLYKEKKDGSDIVTWPGLMPCVSNVTGRPYESKDQLKDLLARSCVETVQWWKSVKYLHEEENVRRYVGIGPGKVGRNLVGKEVGMKGAVKGGGVWAITSPKDMEEVVRALDDTEASED
- a CDS encoding mediator complex subunit; this translates as MDSMVKEWTVFLDRCLNQRVPADLFDAATTQLYRTSPLPGRKLAGLLLKPRSARANSVDPRVIVYLERLLALKRVDASDVLSATFYYSKDRLPKNDGHLTENEPRWHNASELEEVVCHRLHKAFAAEDRPTNNSEGMQTLIVVTRWMQAMVTSHTSDTMMQAMAGISQQPQQQSINVREALGVLVVGLIENSKILLILSHHTATDLRKRLAQSLASFIPFLSHNSLGSQSSLEIANRLEMSQKQHSLYEKPANIEGVPNEHANLEVAALQLEAVMDLPLVSTRAGLYVFVNSLLVARPLTDEFTIINYLHSRYKIDAQNMAADLITASFDVLANAMYRSEPSSTMFLLKSFLINKVPVLLSQLSGSIYPMTPEICITQALSHVDPNAFPAFSQGFDDIMGGNNSLSDVRQDFLNACALHGHIATNTVERLLGEPPIQGPPATKYDKKTLLDQCKNNFDKVNAYIDEMENLDGNAGAIVGAITEFIAHLCETQVTMYLKHICNLLSKKPQCLDVMLQFTSPASILRPLCQFLDEWHYDSDQGEYQPVYDEFGAILVLIMAFVYRYDLTHHDIGINHESFIARLIERGNHSVAPDNLTEEQGRHLASWLKGLYDSGNEGLSNDVFASCRPQDFYLIVPTFFSQTVMACSAGVLSLETVKGGLEYLGETFLLPSLIGGLSWMASHALKQTHNDLDAMMRIFHQAILSVPSSGDAQAMHSTIIAMVSSRLEKCFRTLQRRDPHRTNIEPLLQAIKGNAHYGRSTYASIRELEQWTNAPNSTLNTALRHTIQQLAQWASTAAINPNPPSYTHRQVYAASNMLGVYQTVRAIVDEVKAQTEAGNGAAALDIGVSIICAPTVEDSPIPVDWIGSSISAPAPPRTRINLREMLKHLFDNALSLITTDPSSAEAIVRLHRRVEAQLASVGQAGLQAPVISLPSVSMDSMQAQNISDDINKAMEDAATASLANDMEIPSMDKKALERSMEELTGPEGLNLSGIGMETGTGMASDMDANLGSLPDLDLSDMTGMGMSMDMDMDMNMGGGGEDDWGLDFDNM